AGAGTAGGGGTAGGAACACAAAGCGATCGTGCTGATCGACCAGGACAATATCAGGCTTGCCAGTTTCGGTCCAGGGGAATTGGCTGAGCCGCAAAGCCGTATAGAGGCCCGCGAAGCCACCACCCAGGATACAAATGCGGATTGGTTGTTGGGACATGTTCACACGCGCCTAGGGAGCCACTTCCCCAAGCTTAGCGAAAGTTGACAACTTTCTCAGAGACCTGTTCCTTGAACTAATGCCCCCTACCACTGCGTCTGCTCAGGGGCGACGATGGAGACGGGCGATTTTGGTCAGGGCATCCTCAACGTTGGGGGGGAGTCGTCGCAGAATTTTGCCCCGCTCGCGATCAACCGCCACCAGCGTTACCCTAGCCGTCACATAGGTAATGGGAACAGCGTCTGCTGCCGCTGGCGGCGGTGATTGAATGCGGTAATCCCAGTGAATACGAACCCCCTCGATGTCGTTAATGCGGGTTTGGACGATCGCCATCTCACCCATCAGCAGCGATCGGTGATACCGGATGCCCACCTCCACCACTGGCAGGTCACAGCCCATCGCCACCAAATCACTAAACTCCACCCCAATTGAGCGTAGGCACTCCACACGGGCCTCCTCCATCCAGGTCAGGTAGGAACCATGCCAAACAATACCGCCATAGTCGGTGTGGTGGGGATTCACCCGTACCGGATATTCAAACCAGCTTTCATCCACCGTGGCAAAAGCATGGGGTTGAATGGCGCGATCGGGAATGAGATCAGGAGAGGGTAAATGAGGATCAGACACTTTACAATTTGTTCCAAAACACTACATCTCTTCAAATACTGGATTCAGGGTGCCAGCGTATCCTGAATATAGGTAAAGAAACTTAGAACGCAAAGGCGAGAACAGCCGCATGATTAACAAGATTTTAATCACAGTTGCCGGTACAGGGCTGTGTGAAGAGATGCTTAATATGCTGATCGAACTTCCCAGTTTTCAGCAAGCCTCCGTGACAGTCCTGCATGTCGTTCCTCCCCAGTTTGGTGCGCGGGGAATGGCTGAGCGTTTGGAAGAAGGCGGGAAAATCCTAGCAAAGGCCGTGGAAACCCTCAAGGTAGACCCCAGCAAGATTAACCCCCGTCTTATGCAGGGTGACCCGAAAATGGTCGTGTTAGAAGTGGCCGACGAAGAAGACGCCGATTTGATTATTATGGGGTCCCGTGCGCTGGGTCGGTTGCAGTCAATTTTGCAAAACTCAGTGAGTCAGTATGTTTTCCAACTGACCTCCCGCCCCATGCTCCTGGTTAAGGACGACATCTACGTGAAGCGGCTCAACCGTGCCCTCGTGGCCGTGGATGGTTCCCCAGCAGCTACCCAGTCTTTGAAATATGCGCTCTCCTGGCTGCGGGACATCAAGGGTGCCCAGTTGTCCCTGCTCCATGTCAATCCTCCCAGTACGGTGACTAGCCCAGACGCCGATCCGGTATTGACCGCTGCCGCCGCTGAAGCTAAGAAGGCTGGGCTGGAACCCCGAACCTTACTGGCCTCTGGGCGGGCTGGGGAAGTGATCTGTCAAACGGCAGAGGAACTCAACGCCGATCTCCTGGTACTGGGGTCCCCCGATCGCCGACCCTCGATCGCCAAGAGCCTACCCGACCTCGATCGTCTCTTAGGCGACTCCCTCTCCGACTACGTTCGCGTTCACGCTAACTGTCCAGTGCTCTTGGTCCGTGGCACCAAGAGCTAATCCCCTGTGCCCTCTGTGTCTCTGTGGTTTAGGTCACCACTCAGACACGGAGCACACCAAGGAATGTCAGCACTGAGGCTTTCACGCTAAACTTTTGACAATTTTCAGGGACTCATCAATATGCCCCTGGAAGTTAAGCTGCGAGTTAAAGATGTGGCGGACAATGCCATTCTTATCAATCACATAGGTCACCCGACCAGGCAGCAACCCCAGGGTCGCAGGTACCCCAAACGCTTTCCGCGCCTGATTATGGGTATCACTCAGGAGCGTAAAGGGCAGTTGGTAGCGATCGGCGAACTTGCGGTGCGAAGCCACATCATCACTGCTCACGCCAATCACCTCAGCCCCCGCCTCCTGAAAAACACTATAGCTGTCGCGAAAACCACAGGCTTCCTTCGTACAACCCGGCGTATCATCCTTGGGGTAAAAGTATAACACCACCGTCTTTTTCCCCTGGAAATCCTTGAGACTGACCGGCTGTCCCGACGCATCGGGCAACGTGATATCCGGAGCCTTGTCGCCAACCGCGATCGCCATTGTTCTCCATCCTTTCGACTAAATGTTGCGATATGTTACGATCTTAGCAAGCTTAGCAAGGGATATCCCGACTTTCAGTTGAACAGCCACTGAACCGCAAACAGCAGCACTGTGGTCCTACAGTCTTTACCTCAATCATCAAGTACAGTTTTATCTGGCTAGAATGGGGGCCGCCCACGGGTGTGGCTCTCACCCCGTGAGAAAAGGGGGTGGGAGAAAAGGGCTGCCGCTCGGATCCCAATCCAAACCTTATAGATAGTCGTTGCAATTTAGATTCAAACAGCGCCCTCACCCCCAGCCCCTCTCCCAGCGCGGGAGAGGGGAGTGAAAAACTGTATCGTTCTTATTGGGATTGACCATAATGGTGTACTGCGTCAATTAGGTAAAGGCTGTATTTTCTTGTGGTAGGGGCAGACGGTACCCTCATTCCCCCGACGATTCCTAGGTCATTGCGGGTTAGTGGGTCGTCCGACTAGCGGCAATAATGGCATCCAGAATGGCTTGGGCACCCTGACGACGCAAGCGTTGGCCTAACTCGATGCCGATCGCCTCTGGTTCCGTCGCCGCCCCCGTCACACTGTCCTTCACCCATTGTTGACCATCAATGCTGGCTACCAGACCCGTGAGGGTGAGTATCCCATCATTGATGCTGGTATAAACCCCGATCGGCACCTGACAGCCCCCTTCCAACTCCCGCAGGAAGGCCCGTTCTGCTAGACAGGCTTGGGTCGTGGGAAGATGCTCAATGACCTTCAGCAGGCTAAGAATGTCGGAATCATTGGCCCGGCATTCAATCCCTAGGGCACCTTGACCAACGGCATGGAGGGAAATTTCCGGTGGTAGGGTTTGGTGAATGCGATCGTGCCAGCCCATCCGTTTCATCCCAGAAGTCGCAAGGATCAGGGCATCGTACTCACCGGCATCTAACTTAGCAAGGCGAGTATTCAAATTGCCGCGAATATCTTTAAACGCCAATTTGGGAAAATGGTGGCGCAACTGGGCCAAACGGCGCAGGGATGAGGTGCCCACCACGGCCCCATCGGGCAGGGTTTCCAGCCGATAATTTTGATACTTTTCATGGACAACTAGCGCATCCGAGGGATCTTCCCGTTCCGTAATACACCCCAGGATCAAACCCTCAGCTAATTTAGTTTGGACATCCTTGAGGGAATGCACAGCAAAATCGGTTTCACCGTCTAAAATGCCCTGCTCTAATTCCTTCGTGAATAGCCCCTTATCGCCAATTTTTGACAGGGCCACATCCAGGATTTTATCTCCCTTTGTGCTGACTTCCTGAACCTCAAACTGTCGCTCTGGAAAATGCGTTTGGAGTTGGTCCTTCACCCAATAGGTTTGAATCAAGGCCAATTGGCTTTTCCGTGAGCCAATACGAACCGTTCGGGCGGGACTAGCAACAGTAGACATGCTTTCTTGGTAGCTTTTTCTAGAACAAATGAACGCAGACAGCAACAACCCGGAGGTGGTGCAGCGGGCAACACTGACACGGTACCCTTAACTTGTGAAAGGGCCTTGCTAAAGAGCAACGTAAATCCCAAGTTTACACTCTATCGCAGGGCTTGACCCTTTCTGCGGCGCGGCGATCGGAGTTCATAAATCTTGACATCTTGCAGGCCGTTGACGGAGAACCCAGGGACAGGCCAGTGACCTATCCCACGGGACCTATCCCACGGTCTGATGGGACTGAAGTTTTTGCCAGACCGATCGCGTCGAAACCATGTGGCGATCCAGACCCAGTTGGTGTGGCTCTAACCCCAGGGCAAGGCACACCAGTTGCGGCAGATGCAGAACCGGCAGATTTAACTTTTCGCCAATCGCGGCAGCAATTTCCGGTTGGCGCGAGTCTAGTTGCAGATGACAGAGAGGGCAAGGGGTAACCAGACAGTCTGCCCCCGCCGCGATCGCCGCCTGAATATGTTGACCGGCCATCCTAAATGATTCGATCGTGGCATAGCTGGAAATCGGCCAGCCACAGCACTGGGTACGTCCGCGGTAGTAAACCGGTGTCGCCCCCAGAGCGCTAAAGACTCGCTCCAGCGACGCCGGTTGCAGGGGGTCATCGTAGGGTAATTGGTCCTGTGCCCGTAGCAGGTAGCAGCCATAGAAGGCCGCACACTTGAGTCCAGAGAGCCTCCGGGTAACCCGTTGGGCCAATCGCTCAAGGCCATAATCCCCCACCAAGGCCCACAGGAGATGCTTCACCTCCGTGCAACCGCGATAGGGGGAACAGCCTTCCTTTTGCAGAAAACCATTGACCTGCTCGATGTAGTTTGGATCAGTTTGTTGAAACCGCTTGAGCCGTTCATCCACATGGCCGATCACCCCCTGGCACGTACTGCAATGGGTCAGCAAGGGCAGATTCAGTTCCTCTGCCAGGGCCAGATTGCGAGCGTTGACGGTATCCTCCAGCAGAGTTGATTCTTCCTTGAAGGTGCCAGAACCGCAGCAAGCCGCTTGTTTCAATTCCACCAGTTCAATCTGGAGGGCGTCGGCGAGGGCTTGGGTGGATTGGTAAAGTTCGCGGCAGGCTCCCTGGGCAACACAACCGGGGAAATAGGCATAACGGAGGGGAGCGGCAGTCATAGGTAGGTCAAGGTTATGCGATCGAGTCCGGCTAACAGTCTAACCCAGTTACCTAGCCTTAAGAATTCCTCCAGATTTCCGCCTATCTTACCAACGCCTTGATTAAGGCGTTACCCCTGGTTCCCTAACAAATCTTTTCCCCTCACGTGAGGCGTGAGGTCAGCAGGAAGAAAGGCCATCTTCTCCTGGTTGGCTGATCAATACTTTGCCCCTCATCCCTAAATCCCTGGCTCTCCTGAGTTTATGGTGGGGGCGCGTAGCGCCCCCACCATAAACTCAACGTTTCCGATCGTTTATTTGTAGTTGCTGATACTGTTTACCCCAAAATCCCAGAAGAGCCAAATCCCTTCTCCCACAAGGGGCGAAGGGACTTTATAGCCATTACAATTTAGGCTGAAACAGCACCCTCACCCCCAACCCCTCTTCCAGAGCGGGAGAGGGGAGTGAAAAACTGTATCGTTCTTATTTGGATTAACCATAACCCTAAACCCTGGCTTGCAAGCTCTTTTTTGTCAGTCAAGCAGCCTCTCACACCCATAGCTTCCACTCTACGGTACTTTTTTATGATTGCGGTAAAGGCTGTATGATTGAAGGAGGGGCTGTAGTAAGATTGTTCGCTATTTCCATTGCTAGCAAGGATCGTCTAGGAACGCGCTGAGATTGGTACGATTGAACAGTTGACCGTATTCTCCATTGCCCTGCGATCGTGACAGACACCTCGTCCCACCCCCGCGCCCGGACTCCCCTATTCACTGCTATCCAGCACCTCAACGCCCGCATGACTGATTTCGCGGGGTGGGAGATGCCAATTCAGTTTCAGGGCATTACCCAGGAACACCGGGCGGTGCGTACTGCTGTGGGAATGTTTGATGTCTCCCACATGGGTAAATTTTGCCTGCGGGGGCCAGACGTCTTGACCCATCTGCAAAGCCTTGTCCCCTCTGACCTCAGCCGCTTGCAGCCAGGGCAGGGACAATATACAGTCTTACTGAATGAACAGGCAGGGATTCTGGATGATTTGATTATTTACGATCAGGGGATGGTTGCGGGCGATCGCCAGTTTACCCTGATTGTCAATGCGGCAACGCGGGAGCGCGATCGGACCTGGATTACTACTCACCTGACTCAACCAGGCACCCAAGCCACGCAACTCCTTGATCTGACTGAAACCCATGTCCTACTGGCTGTCCAGGGTCCCCAAGCGCTCTCTACCCTTCAACCCTACGTTGTTGAAGACTTGGCCGCCATTCCTCGTTTTGGCCACTGCCAGGGAACCTTGCTGGGCGAACCGGCCTTTCTGGCTCGCACTGGATATACGGGTGAAGACGGCTTTGAGATTCTGGTGGAAGCAACGGTTGGCGTGGCCCTCTGGCAGACGCTCCTGACGGCGGGTGTCACCCCCTGTGGCCTTGGCGCACGGGATACCTTGCGCTTGGAAGCCGCAATGGCCCTCTACGGTCAAGATATCGATACCACGACAACACCGCTGGAAGCTGGGTTAGGTTGGCTTGTCCATTGGGATAAGCCAGTTGATTTTATCGGTCGATCGCGTCTCCAGGCCCAACGCCAGCAGGGTGTCACCCGTCGCTTGGTGGGCCTTGTCATGCAGGGCCGCAACATTGCCCGCCATGATTATCTGGTTTACCATCGGGATCAACTTGTGGGCAAAATCACGAGTGGCAGTTGGTCCCCCACCCTGGAAAAGGCGATTGCCCTTGCCTATGTGCCCTCTACATTAGCTGGCATTGGCCAAGAACTGAGCGTGAGTATTCGGGGTAAACCCTGTCCTGCCACGATCGTCAAGCGGCCTTTTTATCGATCTGCCTGCGGTCAGGTTCCGCGCACGACGCCGACGGTCTAGTTAGCAACTGTTCAGGTAGCGGTTTCTGGTTTGAGGGGGTGGGACTCGCGCCAGCGATCGCCCATTGCCTTGATAAAGCCCGCACAGGGGGCAGCAATCAGTGCCCCCAGCAGGCCCCCTAACTTAGCGCCAATCAGCAAGGCCATTAAAATCCAGACGGGGTTAAGGCCGATCGCTTCCCCCAAAATGCGCGGAACCACGACATTTTCGTTCACCTGCAGGAGTCCTTCCCCAATTAAAAAGACTTTTAAGGCCAGCCAGATATCCTGCCATGCAATCAGAGAAACCACCACCAGCAGACTTAAAGTTCCCCCGAAGGGAATGAGGGTCATCAGGCCAATCCCTAACCCGAATAAAAGGCCAAAGGGCACCTGTAGCAGCACCATGACCAAGGTCATCACCGTACCCGCGATCAAAGCCACGATCATCTGGCCAATAAAATAGTTATGGAAGGTCTGGTTGAGGGACTGTTGCAGTTCAGTCCCTAGCTTTGGAGGTAGCCAGGAGAAAAGACCTTGCCACATCCGTTCTCCATAAAGGGCTAGGTAAAAAGCAAGAACGATCGTCAAAATGATGTTTAATACACTCCCGATCGTGTCAAAGGCTAAACTCAGCAACTGCTTAGCAAAGCGCTGCACCTGCGTAGAAATACGATCGGCTAGTTGATTGGATAACCCACTGATATCAACAGGAACATTTTGATCAATTGCCCATGCTTGTAAACTCTGGAGCTGTTGTTTGCCAGCGATAAACCAACTGGGTAAGGAAATAACTAATTCATTTAACTGCTTAATGATGAGGGGAACCAAAATCACGATCAGTATCGTTGCAATCAAGGTTGCGGCGAGGAATACTGCAAGAACCGCGATATTTCGCCTGCCCCACCAACCTTGTAAGAACTTGATTGGATAATCTAGGAGAAAGGCGAGTAGGGTGGCAATGATCAAAATATTGGGTAGAGGCTGAAAAAAGTTGAGAACCAGCAATAAAGCCCAGCCATTTAAAGCTATCAACGGGACAGCTAGACCAATGATCGCCCAACGGGGTAGGTTAGTAGTTACTGACATCGGCATTGCAAGTGTCGATAAGAGTCTGAAAAGTCTGAAAATAATCCAACGAATAATCTGAGGAGGTCCAGATTGCTGTCATACTTCCTAGATGCTTGCTAGCTCGATCGCTTCAGGGCTGCGATCGGGTTAAGCCAGTGGGATATCACCTGCTTCATTTGATTAAAATCTCGATGGATTTCCTGGTTTAGCCATTGCCCTAGGGCGTCCAGAGGTGAATAGGCTTTCCCAACCTTCCAGGTGAGATTTTGGCCAAGGGGAGTGAGGTGATTTCCGGGTAAGACTTGCATCGTCACCATCTGGGGAAAGCGGGCCAGCAAGACCGAGGCTAAGGTGTCTGTTTGATCAATATCATCGTTACGAAAACGAATGAGCAGATTGCGGCGAATACCATACTGTTGAGCAACGATTTGGGTCATTGCGGCTGGTGAGGGCGTAAATTCAACCTCCTTAAGCAAGGTCGGCTCGATCAAGCCAGAAAGCTGGTCCATCAAGGGGATTGAGCGTCGCACCGGATAGTTATTATAGGAAATAAAGATGTTCCCTGCCCGCTCCACGGCATGATGACTGCTGAGCAAAAGGTGTAACTTGCAACCCATACTATGCCCAATCCCATAAATGGGCAGATAGTAGGGAAGATTTCCCCGATCACGGAGGCGCTCCAAAGCACGCTCAAAACTGAGTAAAACCGCATCGGCGATCGCCGCGTGGTCTAAGGTATTCACAAACGGCGTGGCAATGACCACATAGCGTTGGTGGTAAAGTGCCTCCAAAAATAACCGATAGGTCACGTGGGGAATGGCTGCCACAAAGGCTCCCCCCAGAAAGTGAATAATCCCGATGGGATGCTTCGGTGCGAGCACCCAGTTGCCCCGGATCTCCTGCCAGTCCATACATCTCCTCTCAAGTTTGCTAGCCTCCTAGCGATTCCCCTATTATGACGTGATTCACCTCAGCCCCAAGCCCTACCCCTGGTTGCCAGCGATCGAGCCTACGACTCCAACTCATGTTGGGTTGACTTGACGTGGCCCCCTTTCTACTCTGAAGTGACAATAGATGCAGCAAGATCCACAGACAGAAGCTTAATTTAAGCCAGTGGTGGAGGAAGTAGCGGAGGGTATCGGGTATGCCGTTCAAAACCTGGGTAGTTAGATTCATTGCAATCCTATTCTTTTTCTCATCCTTGACAATCACTATCCTGATTGGCAAGGCCCACCAATCTGCCCCAGTCGCCACCAAGGATGCCGTCGTGGTTGCCCAAGCCGCCCTGACGGGGGGAAAAATTGTTGCCGAGACGTTTGAATTTGGTTCCCTCAGCCCTGCGCCCACAATGTCACCCTCCGGGACCCCACCCCAAATCCAACCCCTACCTGCCAATACTTCCCCCTTCAGCCGCCATGCCAAGCTCCTGCGCCCAACGCCAACCCAGCCCGTGAACCGACCCAATCACGACTCGGCCAACCAACCCACTCAACCCCCACCCGCAACAGCAACCCATGCGCTTGCTGCCTATGCCCCCAAGCAGGCCGTTGCCCTCGCCCATCCCACCAATTATGGTGAGCGGATGCGAGTCGATGTCTATGGTAAACCCGTCCATAACGCCCTGTTAGTCGTTCTCCACGAAACCGTCGGTTCAGCCGCCAGTGCCGTGAGTTTTTTCCAAACGCCCCACTACAAAGATGCAGAGCAGGCCAGTTACCACACCCTGATTGATCGGGAGGGCACCATTGTGTACATCGTACCGCCAGAAAAACGCGCCTATGGGGCCGGCAATTCCGTCTTTGAAGGTCCTAACGGCCCCGAAGCCGTGATCACCAAAATTGGCTTACCTGCTTCTGTCAATAACTTCGCCTACCACATTGCCCTGGAAACCCCCCCAGACGGCTTCCATAATGGAGCCAGCCACAGCGGTTATACCGACGCCCAATACCAATCCCTAGCCTGGTTAGTGGCCCAAACCGGTGTCCCCCTTGATCGCATCACCACCCACGCCGCCGTCGATCGCTCCGGGGAACGCCAAGACCCCCGCAGCTTCGATCGCGATCGCTTCCTCACCCAATGGCAGTTCTATACCCGCCAACTGGCGAGTGCAATGTCTCCTAATTCGGGGTCCAACGGGATCTGAAACTGAGAAACAATGTTAAAAACTATTAAGGAAAACCAAAGACTGTCAACTAAATGCTTCAAAATAATTGCGGACGCTAGCAGCTTGACGCAAGCATTTTGGCCTAGCTTCCAGTTTGCGGACACGGCGATCTCCTCCAGGTATAGCAGCGGTCTTAGCCCCTAAGCTGGTACGGAGAGCGCTCAGTCTGTAACCTTCCTTTACCTGGCTATCTGGCTTTCTAAAGAGGAATCCATAAATGAGTATTGTCACAAAAGCAATTGTGAATGCGGATGCTGAAGCCCGTTACCTCAGCCCTGGCGAATTGGACCGGATTAAGGCATTTGTCGCGGGGGGTGAGCGCCGTCTTCGCATTGCCCAAACCCTGTCTGAATCGCGTGAGCGCATCGTCAAGCAAGCTGGAGATCAACTCTTCCAGAAGCGCCCCGATGTGGTTTCCCCTGGTGGTAATGCCTACGGCGAAGAAATGACCGCTACCTGCCTGCGTGACCTAGACTACTACCTGCGGCTGGTCACCTACGGCATTGTTGCCGGTGATGTCACCCCGATTGAGGAAATCGGTGTGGTAGGTGTGCGCGAAATGTACAAGTCCCTAGGCACCCCGATTGAAGCCGTGGCTGAAGGTGTGCGGGCTGCCAAGGGCGTTGCCACGTCCCTGTTGTCGGCTGAAGATGCGCAGGAAGCGGCTGCCTACTTTGACTATGTGATTGGCGCATTGCAGTAGACGCTGCTGGATGCGAACCCAATTGCGATTGATAACCTAAACCCACACTGAGACTGGTAACAATCATAAGGATTTAATTCTATGCAAGACGCAATTACCGCTGTCATCAACTCCGCTGACGTTCAGGGCAAGTACCTGGATGCTGCTGCTCTTGATAAGCTGAAGGCTTACTTCCAAACGGGTGAACTGCGGGTTCGGGCTGCGACCACCATCAGCGCTAATGCAGCGACGATCGTGAAGGAAGCAGTGGCCAAGTCCCTGCTGTACTCCGATGTCACCCGTCCCGGTGGCAACATGTACACCACTCGTCGTTATGCTGCTTGTATTCGCGACCTCGACTACTATCTCCGCTATGCCACCTATGCTATGCTGGCGGGCGACCCCTCTATTCTCGATGAGCGGGTACTGAATGGTCTCAAGGAAACCTACAACTCCTTGGGGGTTCCCATTTCCTCGACGATCCAAGCGATTCAGGCAATCAAGGAAGTGACTGCCAGCTTGGTGGGTCCCGATGCGGGTAAAGAAATGGGTGTATACCTCGACTACATCTGCTCGGGCCTGAGCTAGGCTCTGAGTAGCCCTGATTGGGCTGATGACCTGGGGGGCGGGGAGTGAGTGCTAGCCTGCTAAAGGCTGGTCTGTAGGATCGGTTTTGGCAGTTTAGGATTGACTCTCAACTCCCAGGTTTTGCACGATTAGCGATTAAGATTGCGCGATCGCCGACTAT
This DNA window, taken from Trichothermofontia sichuanensis B231, encodes the following:
- a CDS encoding acyl-CoA thioesterase encodes the protein MSDPHLPSPDLIPDRAIQPHAFATVDESWFEYPVRVNPHHTDYGGIVWHGSYLTWMEEARVECLRSIGVEFSDLVAMGCDLPVVEVGIRYHRSLLMGEMAIVQTRINDIEGVRIHWDYRIQSPPPAAADAVPITYVTARVTLVAVDRERGKILRRLPPNVEDALTKIARLHRRP
- a CDS encoding universal stress protein; this encodes MINKILITVAGTGLCEEMLNMLIELPSFQQASVTVLHVVPPQFGARGMAERLEEGGKILAKAVETLKVDPSKINPRLMQGDPKMVVLEVADEEDADLIIMGSRALGRLQSILQNSVSQYVFQLTSRPMLLVKDDIYVKRLNRALVAVDGSPAATQSLKYALSWLRDIKGAQLSLLHVNPPSTVTSPDADPVLTAAAAEAKKAGLEPRTLLASGRAGEVICQTAEELNADLLVLGSPDRRPSIAKSLPDLDRLLGDSLSDYVRVHANCPVLLVRGTKS
- a CDS encoding peroxiredoxin, yielding MAIAVGDKAPDITLPDASGQPVSLKDFQGKKTVVLYFYPKDDTPGCTKEACGFRDSYSVFQEAGAEVIGVSSDDVASHRKFADRYQLPFTLLSDTHNQARKAFGVPATLGLLPGRVTYVIDKNGIVRHIFNSQLNFQGHIDESLKIVKSLA
- the hemC gene encoding hydroxymethylbilane synthase, whose protein sequence is MSTVASPARTVRIGSRKSQLALIQTYWVKDQLQTHFPERQFEVQEVSTKGDKILDVALSKIGDKGLFTKELEQGILDGETDFAVHSLKDVQTKLAEGLILGCITEREDPSDALVVHEKYQNYRLETLPDGAVVGTSSLRRLAQLRHHFPKLAFKDIRGNLNTRLAKLDAGEYDALILATSGMKRMGWHDRIHQTLPPEISLHAVGQGALGIECRANDSDILSLLKVIEHLPTTQACLAERAFLRELEGGCQVPIGVYTSINDGILTLTGLVASIDGQQWVKDSVTGAATEPEAIGIELGQRLRRQGAQAILDAIIAASRTTH
- a CDS encoding CoB--CoM heterodisulfide reductase iron-sulfur subunit B family protein; the encoded protein is MTAAPLRYAYFPGCVAQGACRELYQSTQALADALQIELVELKQAACCGSGTFKEESTLLEDTVNARNLALAEELNLPLLTHCSTCQGVIGHVDERLKRFQQTDPNYIEQVNGFLQKEGCSPYRGCTEVKHLLWALVGDYGLERLAQRVTRRLSGLKCAAFYGCYLLRAQDQLPYDDPLQPASLERVFSALGATPVYYRGRTQCCGWPISSYATIESFRMAGQHIQAAIAAGADCLVTPCPLCHLQLDSRQPEIAAAIGEKLNLPVLHLPQLVCLALGLEPHQLGLDRHMVSTRSVWQKLQSHQTVG
- the gcvT gene encoding glycine cleavage system aminomethyltransferase GcvT codes for the protein MTDTSSHPRARTPLFTAIQHLNARMTDFAGWEMPIQFQGITQEHRAVRTAVGMFDVSHMGKFCLRGPDVLTHLQSLVPSDLSRLQPGQGQYTVLLNEQAGILDDLIIYDQGMVAGDRQFTLIVNAATRERDRTWITTHLTQPGTQATQLLDLTETHVLLAVQGPQALSTLQPYVVEDLAAIPRFGHCQGTLLGEPAFLARTGYTGEDGFEILVEATVGVALWQTLLTAGVTPCGLGARDTLRLEAAMALYGQDIDTTTTPLEAGLGWLVHWDKPVDFIGRSRLQAQRQQGVTRRLVGLVMQGRNIARHDYLVYHRDQLVGKITSGSWSPTLEKAIALAYVPSTLAGIGQELSVSIRGKPCPATIVKRPFYRSACGQVPRTTPTV
- a CDS encoding AI-2E family transporter, with the protein product MSVTTNLPRWAIIGLAVPLIALNGWALLLVLNFFQPLPNILIIATLLAFLLDYPIKFLQGWWGRRNIAVLAVFLAATLIATILIVILVPLIIKQLNELVISLPSWFIAGKQQLQSLQAWAIDQNVPVDISGLSNQLADRISTQVQRFAKQLLSLAFDTIGSVLNIILTIVLAFYLALYGERMWQGLFSWLPPKLGTELQQSLNQTFHNYFIGQMIVALIAGTVMTLVMVLLQVPFGLLFGLGIGLMTLIPFGGTLSLLVVVSLIAWQDIWLALKVFLIGEGLLQVNENVVVPRILGEAIGLNPVWILMALLIGAKLGGLLGALIAAPCAGFIKAMGDRWRESHPLKPETAT
- a CDS encoding DUF1350 family protein, with product MDWQEIRGNWVLAPKHPIGIIHFLGGAFVAAIPHVTYRLFLEALYHQRYVVIATPFVNTLDHAAIADAVLLSFERALERLRDRGNLPYYLPIYGIGHSMGCKLHLLLSSHHAVERAGNIFISYNNYPVRRSIPLMDQLSGLIEPTLLKEVEFTPSPAAMTQIVAQQYGIRRNLLIRFRNDDIDQTDTLASVLLARFPQMVTMQVLPGNHLTPLGQNLTWKVGKAYSPLDALGQWLNQEIHRDFNQMKQVISHWLNPIAALKRSS
- a CDS encoding N-acetylmuramoyl-L-alanine amidase, with translation MTITILIGKAHQSAPVATKDAVVVAQAALTGGKIVAETFEFGSLSPAPTMSPSGTPPQIQPLPANTSPFSRHAKLLRPTPTQPVNRPNHDSANQPTQPPPATATHALAAYAPKQAVALAHPTNYGERMRVDVYGKPVHNALLVVLHETVGSAASAVSFFQTPHYKDAEQASYHTLIDREGTIVYIVPPEKRAYGAGNSVFEGPNGPEAVITKIGLPASVNNFAYHIALETPPDGFHNGASHSGYTDAQYQSLAWLVAQTGVPLDRITTHAAVDRSGERQDPRSFDRDRFLTQWQFYTRQLASAMSPNSGSNGI
- the apcA gene encoding allophycocyanin subunit alpha, which gives rise to MSIVTKAIVNADAEARYLSPGELDRIKAFVAGGERRLRIAQTLSESRERIVKQAGDQLFQKRPDVVSPGGNAYGEEMTATCLRDLDYYLRLVTYGIVAGDVTPIEEIGVVGVREMYKSLGTPIEAVAEGVRAAKGVATSLLSAEDAQEAAAYFDYVIGALQ
- the apcB gene encoding allophycocyanin subunit beta yields the protein MQDAITAVINSADVQGKYLDAAALDKLKAYFQTGELRVRAATTISANAATIVKEAVAKSLLYSDVTRPGGNMYTTRRYAACIRDLDYYLRYATYAMLAGDPSILDERVLNGLKETYNSLGVPISSTIQAIQAIKEVTASLVGPDAGKEMGVYLDYICSGLS